The DNA sequence CCATAATATCTTCCGGTGCACCCTGTGCTACACCTACAACATGCTCAGATGCCCATGTCTTATCATCACTCTGTTTGATGAACTTCTCAGCAGGTGCCTTACATACAGGGCACTGTGCAGGAGCTTCTTCTCCTTCATATACATATCCACATACACTACATACAAACTTTGCCATAATTAAAATCTCCTTTGCTTTTTTCTATTATTTATTCTTATTGAGAAACGTTATCAATTTCTATAATTCTATTTTACACACTTTTTGATAAATGTCAATAGTTATTAGGAATGATTCTCAATTATTTTTTTAATCAACCTTTGTTCCGGCTATCCTTATTCTGTAAGATGCTGTTTATCTGTGTTCTCCAAGGAAGAACAATGCCAGTGTTCCCGGACCCGAATGTGCTCCGATCACTGGACCGACATAGGATATCGTGATCCTGTCATTGCCGAATCTCTCTTTAATAATAGAAGCAAGTTTCTCTGCATCTTCTATACAATCACCATGACTGATAAAAATATCCTGGTCTTCCGGATGTACCGCCAGCTTCTCCATCCGATTTACAAGTTCTGTGATTGCTGCTTTCCGTCCTCTGACCTTACTTACATTGATCAGATGTCCCTCGTCGTCCACATGCAGGATTGGCTTGATCGACAGCATCGTTCCAACCGTTGCTGTCACACCTGATATACGGCCTCCTCTTTTTAAAAAGAAAAGATCGTCTACTGTAAACCAATGGCATAGCTTTAACTTGATATCTTCTATATACTGTGCATTCTCCTCCAGACTTTTTCCTGCATCTTTTGCCTGACATGCTTTGTATACCAAAAGTCCCTGTCCCATAGATGCCGCAAGGGTATCAACACTGATCATCTTTCGTTCCGGATACTCCTCCATTAATTCCTGACCGGCCATATACACGGTCTGATAAGTAGAACTAAGTCCGGATGAAAAGCCCAGATATAAGATATCTTTCTTCTGATTAAATAAAGCTTCTATCGCCTCCGATGCCTGCGAGATATTCGCTGCAGAAGTCTTGATATTTGCCCCATTCCTTAATTTGCTATATACTTTCCCAATATCTGCCTGATCATTATGAAAGCTTCCCTCCCCCTCAACAATAAAATCAAGCTGTAAGATCTCCAGTTGATATTTCTTCACGATATCATCCGGCAGATCACAGGATGAATCTGTCAATATAACATAATCATTCATTTTAACATCCTCCATTACCTTTTTATGGCAAATATGGTTTTTAAAACCACATGATATATTTTACCAAATCGCTATGTAAAGTATACCACACCTTATAAACAGGTACAACAAAAAGGTGCTGACATATAATCTCTTCTGATATATATATCAACACCTTTTCATTAATTCTATATTTTAATTATCTGTATGTTACCATTAAAGACTCTGTAAGTCCTGTACTCTTCTGATACATAGTAACGAACACATCTGCATATTTCTTGTTCAATGTGATTTTCTTGGAAAAACTGGATTTATTTACATCGTAATGTTTACTCTTACCATTATATACACTTACTGATTTAATCGTCCAACCCTTTTTAGCCTTTATGTTCAGTGCCTTCTTTGATACTTTTTTTGAAATGTAGATATAATCATTTTTCGCAAATTTCGAAGTATATTTCTTGCTTCCAATCTTGATTGAACTTACAGGATTGGTATATTTCTTTACAGTAAAAGTTGTTTTAAGTTTAACACCTTTTACTGTACAGGTAATTGTTGCCTTACCGGCTTTCTTTCCGTATTCTACACGAATATATCCGTCTTTTGCCGATACCTTCATATCTTTGTTTGAACATTTTAACTTTTTGATCTGAGATGCCTTTGTACATCCCATGATACTGATAACACCGGATACCTGAGTTACACGTCCCGGCTTATAGGAAACGACTCTTTCACTATACGGGTTAATATACACAGTCTTACTGGTTGCAGCGCTTACATCCTTCATGCTTGTTGCAGGTACCGCTAATAATGTGAATACCATTGCAAGGGCTAAAAATGCAGCTAATAATCTCTTTGTTGCTTTTTTCATTTTTTTACTACCTCCATAAAATCATCTTTTATCCGGCGGCATTCTGACCTCTCATCTGTATGCCCCAAATTTAGTTTTATTTTATACTATTTCCCATTTTTTTACAATAGGAGCAACGCATTTTAATCCTAAATTAATGTACCTTATTCATCTTCTCCATACCATTTAAAGAAACGTTTTGCATACTTCTCTGCCTTGTTTCTTGAGAAGTTAAATCCACGGATCGCACCTTTTTCTTTATAGGTATCCCGAATTCCATTAAAATACCATTCCATTCTGTCATACGAGAAGCCCTTGATATCCTTATAATTATTATATTTGTTATAATAATCGTCATATTGGTAGTTATCGTACTCGTAGTAATCATCATCCTGTCCCGTCATATAGTTATCTACAATGAACTCATATACTTCTTCCGCTCCATCTGCACCAAGTGACGTCACATACCGGAAATCCACATCCTTTGGATCCTGATTTTCCAGATTATATCTGGCAACCAGATAAGCCGGTCGAAGGAATGATACGATGATATATACAGTAACGATCACAAACATCGAATAACGCACCAGTGGAAAACGGTCAGCATAGATTCTGACGATCATGCCTGCAAGCACCACAGCAAGAACAGCCAGTGCTGCAAATACCAGAATCCTCATATAAGTAAGATCATATGCTTTGATATACATTGTCATACGAAGTGCCGAAGATGCGATCATCACGTAGGTACAAGCCGACATAATAGTCAGTACGATATTAAGCACCGTACTTTTACTGAAAATTGCATGACAGATCAATACCAGTATCACATTCAGCACCGATACGAACATAAGCTGGAAGAATCCCTGTCTGGCATATTCCGCATAAGTCATATCATCCGGCAGTGACATATTATTTGTAAACAGATATAGGATCTGGATCACTGAAAACAACAGATACACCAGGGTAAGAAGCCCCATTGCCGTGATCGCAATGATAGGTTCATGTGTTCCTTCTTTTGTCTGTCTGTGATGTCTGCTTCCAAACGGTGCTGACACAATGATACCATATGTAAATAATAACGCCGCAAATGCAAATACAAGAAACCAGATTGCATCCCATGACAGGAAAATATTTCCAAGTAATGTTTCAACTGCATCTCCAAAGATCTGATCTGCACTGGAAAGCAGGCTAATCATTACGAACAGCAACGGAATCGCAACGACAACACCGATCAGAATATAGACAAATTTCGCACGTTTTCTTGCATTTTCATGTTCTCTGTTATATTGTCTGTAGTCTGAGAAAAAACGGTCAAAACAGGTAAACGGCTCTGCCATCTTCTCGATAACCGTAAGACCATATTCCACAAATCCCATGTTTTTAAGATCATCAAAATACCGGAGAAGCCCTGCACACACAAGGAATAAAATGCAAAGATGATCCAAAACTATCAAAAATGAATCATCGGTCCTGCAAACTGATACCCCAAGCAAAAGGATACCTGCATAATGCGGAATCAGCTTCGTCTGCTTTCCCAAAAGTTTCCCAAAAGATAACGATTCTCCGTCATTTACCGGCAGATTCTTCTCATGGCGCATGATACTGAAGCTCATAAACAAAACGGTCATAACCGCCATGAATACAGCACAGATACTTGCATAATTTCGATACATCAGCACACTGTAGATCATGGCATAACCAAACGCAAAACCGCCAAAAATCTCAAACCGTTCGGGCGATACCCCCGGTCTTGATCTTCTCAGCTTATAATCGTAATTTGACTGCCATCCAAAATTTGGCGGTGTGTTAAAATTCTGCTGTCCTCCAAAGTTTGGCGGCACGTTATTATAATTCTGTTGTTCACCGAAGTTTGGCGGCACGTTATTATAATTCTGCTGTCCTCCAAAGTTTGGCGGCACGTTATTATAATTCTGTTGTTCACCGAAGTTTGGCGGCACGTTATTATAATTCTGTTGTTCACCGAAGTTTGGCGGCACGTTATTATAATTTGGCTGTCCGTCATAATTCGGTGGTGTTCCATTTATATCCATATTAAGTTACCTCCCATTCCATCCTGTAACAAAAAATCCTACATCCATAGTTTCATGTTACCTGTTTTTTGTCAAGTGAATATTTCTTAACAACCGATTCTCTTTTTAATAACCAACTCTCTTCGCCAATCCTACTGTCTGAGATCTGTGTACATACCAAACAATAAAAAGATACAGATCATTAATCGATATAATAAAATATCCCCGAGTAATGAATCATATATCTTGAACGTATGTTTCATCACCCGGGGGTATATTATATTATTACGAGCATAACTCACATCTGTTATCTATACTTTTACAAATTGCAGATTTCCTTTACACTTGATACAAGAATATCCAGACCCTTTACCAACTGATCATCCGGAATCGTAAGTGCAGGCATTAATTTCACTACATCATTATCGCGACCTGCGCGTTCAATGATAAGTCCCTTCTCAAAGCATCTGTTAGCGATTGCAAGTGCCGTCTTTCCATCAGCAACCTGAATACCCCAGATAAGACCGATTCCGCGAATCTGAACCGCATCCCCCTGCAAATTATCATTAAAGTATGTTCTGACAATTTCCTCTTTACGTTTTACTTCTGCTTCTACATTATTTTCAAGCATATACTGAAGACCGTATCTGGCAGCAACCATAGAGAGCTGATTTCCACGGAAGGTTCCATTATGCTCGCCCGGTGCCCATATATCCAGTTCCGGTTTGAACATTGTAAGCGCAAATGGCATACCATATCCGCCGATTGATTTGGACATTACGACCATATCCGGTACGATTCCTGCACGTTCAAATGAGAAGAAAGTGCCGGTTCTTGCACAGCCAACCTGAATATCGTCAACGATCAGAAGGATACCATATTTATCACATAATTCTCTGACAGCCTTTAAGTATTCAACCGAGAATACCTGAACACCGCCCTCTGCCTGAACGGTCTCAATAAATAAAGCCGCCGGCTTCTCAACGCCTGAATGGTCATCTGTCAGTAACGTCTCCATATATTTGATCGTATCAAATTCAGGAAACATATATGGTGCAGGAATATGTGTAACATCGTTTAAACATACACCGCCTCCTTTTCTGCTTCCGGAATCACTGGTAAGAGCCAGAGCTCCGAGTGTCATTCCATGGAAACAACCCATAAGTGCCCATATCTGATTTGTCTTTTTAACTTTCCTTGCAAGTTTTAATGCTGCTTCAACTGCATTTGTTCCTGTTGGGCCGGGGAACATGATCTTATAATTCAAGCCTCGCTTCTGAAGAACTTCTTCCTCAAAATAACGGATAAATTCTTCCTTTGGCTCTGTCATCATATCAAGAGAATGGATAATGCCATCATTTGCAAGATAATCGATCAGCTTTCCTTTAATAAAATCATTGTTATGACCATAATTTACCGCTCCCGCTCCACAGAAGAAATCAATATAATCTGTACCATCCGTACTGGTAATGATCGATCCCTTTGCTTTTGTAAAGATTGCAGGAAAACTTCTGCAATATGATCTTACCTCTGATTCGTATGTTTCAAATACCTCTTTACCATTCATTGTCTTTGTGCCTCCTTAGCTGTTAAGACTCTTATTCGTATCTCAACTTTTCATCTTCAAATTCTGAAAGCCTCTGTCTGTACGCCTTCATAATGACTTCTTCATATGCAAGCTTTGGTTCCTTGATTCCAAGAAGTGTCATCAGATATTTAACAAATAACGGATTTAATACAAGAAACGGTCCTACCGTATAAGTACCGAAGAAATTGTTTCTCTTTAATCCTTCTGTCTGTACACCCGGATGAAGTCCATCACCACGGATCACATCATAAAAATAACTGTTTGAATTATCTCCATAGGAATGACTGAACTGTGCTTTAAATCCTACCAGTTTGATATCTTCATATTTTCCGAGGATCAATGAATTATAACGATGCATCATATCTCTCTTCGCATAAGTATCAAAGAAGCCCAGTCCGGTTATCTTACTTCCATCTTCATTCTCAATGTACATTTCCATAATTTCCATGGCATTACCCGTGAATAAAAATACTGTTCCTGCATCAATCTGTGCTGCAAGCTCTTCCTTATACGGCATTAATGCTTCTATCGCCAGCTCCTGCTGGTTCTCTGTCATGGAACCCATATATACAAAATCCGCTCCGCCATCCGCAAACGCCGGTTTGTCATGCAGTCCAGTGTAGATCACCTCTGCATCAGGAATGCATGATTTCAGATAATTAACATTCTGCAGCTCTCCGAAAAGATTGGCAAATTCACCATAAAGAACTTCGATCTTAATACCTGTTCCCATTTTTCTATGCCTCCTTTTCGTTTATATACTGCTTAACACTGTCTCTGAGTTTCATAGCCGTATCTGCTGCATATAACTCATGAAGTATATAGATACTGTCTGTATCATTTAATTCCAGAAGTTTATAAGCACCTTCTTCATCAGAAGTCTCTTTTAACTTCTCTTCAGGCACACCCGCCATCATCAGACGAAGTTTATAATCTGTCGTACGGACACCCGCAATAACAATATTTGTAATATTCGGCTGATTTAAGAATTCAAAATCGCAGTCAAAAATCCATGTCATGTTTTCGGATGAACCCCGTCTGTCAAAGATATCATCCAATAACAAGATGATCTCTTTCTTACCCGGTTCCTTTGCTACATACTCAAATACACAGGAGCATGCGATCGGATTCTGACCTTTCGCCATATGGGTAATTACATTAATGCCCTTTACAGATTCCTTTGAGTAACGAGACTCTACAATATTCAGATTGTCAAATGATTTCTGAACCTGTTCTTCTGTAAGTCCGGCTTCCCGAAGTGTCGTAATCGCTGTTAACTGGTTATACAGATTAAAGATGCTGTTGCTTACCATATGGTAATTTTCTGTCTTATCTCCATGTGCAACAGCCATAACATTTTTATCAAAATCAAGCTCTGCCTTATAATCTCCAACCGGTGATGCATAGCCACAAAATTCACACTTTGCATTTCCGATGTGGTGATATCTGACGTAGTTATATTTCAATTTGTGATGACATTTTGGACAGATTCTCATATCATTGATCAGATTAATGCTCTCTTCCCTGTCCGAAGGCAGTCTGTTAATTGAAAAATATGTTTTTTTATTTTTCTCTCCAAGGTTACAACTGATCAGATCATCTGCATTTAATATCAAATGAGATTCTTCCGGCAGACTGCTGTTTATAATATTGAATATAAATTCCGGATTAGCATTTCTGTGAATGGAATCACGGAACAGATTCGTACATACTGCAAATGTCGGCTTTATATATGGATATATCAGTTTTGAGCTTCTCTCATCGATTTCAAATACTGCGATCTTTTTCCTTGTTTTTCCTGAAAGCTTGCTTTCAGCGATCAGGGCACTTGCAACTCCGGCATTAATATTTGATCCGGCACGATTACTTAAGACATCGTAACCATTTTTTTCCAGTGCATCAATGATCATATTACATACTGTAGTCTTACCATTTGTACCTGTAACACTGATGATCGTCTCCGGCTTTTCTATTCTTCCAAGGAAATCAGGACAAAGCTTGATCGCCAGCTTTCCCGGAAAATAACTTGCGTTCATCTTCAACATTCTCTGCATGGTTCTTGCCAGCTTACTCATGAACAAAGCAAAGAAGAACCTTACATTCTTTTTATACATCTAGCTACCTCGTTTCGTATCTGTAAATTATCATTAGTATGTCCATTTAAGCCACATATAATATAACCACTTATTCAAAAATATGTCAATCAATTTGAACTATTTATTCGGTTTATTTCTCCAACACCCTCTTTTACTTAAAAATGGCATCTGCCGGATCAGGCAGATGCCAACTTGTTTTTTTCAATATCGAGGGTTTCTTTTATTCTTCCTCATTTACCTGAGAAAGCTTGGCTGCCTGATCTGCTGCGATCAGACTGTCGATAATCTCATTCAGATCACCGTTTAAGATCTGTTCCAGCTTATACAAGGTGAGTTTGATTCTGTGATCGGTTACACGGCCTTCCGGGAAGTTATAAGTACGAATCTTCTCTGAACGATCTCCGGTTCCGATCTGGCTCTTACGGTCTGCAGCTTCTGCATCATGCTGTTTCTGAAGCTCCATATCATACAGCTTGGAACGGAGCAGCGCAAATGCCTTCGCCTTATTCTGAAGCTGGGACTTCTCGGTCTGGCTGTAAATTACGATACCGGTTGGTATATGTGTCAGACGAACGGCTGAATCTGTTGTATTGACACACTGACCACCGTTACCGGATGCTCGCATGACATCGATACGGATATCATTTTCATTGATCTCTACATCAACTTCCTCTGCTTCTGGCATAACTGCAACTGTTACAGTTGAGGTATGGATTCTTCCGCCAGACTCTGTCTTCGGGATTCTCTGTACACGGTGAACTCCACTCTCATATTTCATCTTGGAATATGCACCATCACCTGTAATCATAAATACCGCTTCCTTGAAACCACCGATTCCATTCTCATTTACACTCATCAGTTCTACTTTCCATTTGAACTGATCAACGTATTTCTGATACATTCTGTAGATCTCATATGCAAATAATGCGGCTTCATCTCCGCCTGCACCTGCACGGATCTCGACGATAACATTCTTGGAATCGTTCGGATCTTTTGGAAGAAGCAGAATCTTTAATTCATTTTCCGTCTTTTCTACTGTTGCCTTTGCTTCATTTAATTCTTCCTTCGCCATTTCACGAAGCTCTTCATCATTTTCTTCTTCAAGCATAAGCAGACTGTCTTCGATCGTCTGTTTTGCATCTTTATATTCTTTGTACTTTTCTACGATAGGAGTCAGTTCACTCTGCTCCTTCATTAATTTGCGGAATTTGTTCTGATCGGATACGATATCCGGATCTGTCAACTGGTTATTTAATGTATCAAGTCTGTCTACTAAATCTTCTAATTTATCAAACATAATAATCCTCCTGCAGCACATGCTCATTTCCTGTTCATGTGTCTGTTAATATATCCAGCCTTTTTTCAGGCTTTTCTTCCAATTACAACCCTGTCATTTTCTGCGAGGTCTTTCACCACGCGTACATCTTCGAAATGCTTATCTACAAGGAGCTGCTGCACATCATGTGCCTGATGATTACCAATTTCAAATAAAATATATCCTTTTTCATTTAAATAACTCTCCGCATTCTCTATAATTGCTCTGTAAAACTTCAATCCGTCCGCATCGCCGTCCAATGCCAGCCTCGGCTCATAATCCCGAACCTCCGGCATTAATCCGTCAATCACTTTGCTCTCTATATATGGTGGGTTGGACAGGATCATATCATATCTTTTATCTATCTTATCAAATAAATCTGATTTTATAACAGTATAATCAGATACCTCTAATCGTTTCGCATTTTTTGTCGTAAGTGCGATCGCGGAATCTGAGATATCACACAGATCTATATGAATATCCTGATTCATAAGTGCTACCGACAATCCGATGCACCCGGAACCACAGCACATATCCAGCACAGACATCTTATCAGAATGTATGTCCTGAATCAAGCGGTTTGCCTGTTCCACCAGAACTTCTGTGTCAAATCTTGGAATCAGTACATCCGGTGCAGTCTCAAAATCATACCCCATAAAGCACTGTATGCCTGTTATATATTGTAACGGAATACGTTTTGACCTTTTATCGATCAACGCTTCATAGGAAGAACGGATCGTTTCGGTAACATCTTCCTGCCGGTTCATAATATATGCCATCTTATCCTGCTTTGATACAAAGAGCCATAATAACTCTGCATCGATATCTGCATCCGGCACATTATGTTCGTTCAGTTTTTCTTTTCCTGCTGTTACAAGCTGATACTGAGTCATACGTCTATTTCCCTTTACATTCACTGGCATCATTTCAACTTCTTAATCTTCGATCTCTCCACGCTTCATAGCGTCCTGATAAGCACGCCAGTCGATCACCGCTTCTACCGAACGAATTGCCACCTCACACATCTCAAGATCCGGTTCCTTCGTCGTGAGACGCTGTACCCACATACCGGGTACACTTAATATATTCGCAAGCTTTGAGTCACTTCTGCCTGCAAACATGATAAATTCATACGAGATTCCCGCAATAATCGGAACCAGAAGTACACGCGACAGCAATCGCAGCCACATAGACTTCACATTTATAAACATAAATACAATAATGCTTATGATCATAACGACTACCAAAAAACTGGTTCCACAGCGTTTATGGTATCTGGAATGTTTCTTTACATTTTCCGGAGTCAGCGGATCGCCTGCTTCAAAACAGTTGATCGTCTTATGCTCTGCACCATGATACATAAATACACGTTTGATATCCTTCATCAATGATATTAATACTACATATGCAAGAAAGATCACCAGGCGAAGCACACCTTCCGCTACCGCTATCAATGCACTGCTTTTTGTCACATGCTCAAGCAGTCCTGCAATAAATGCCGGAAGCAGCATGAATAATGCGATCGCAATGGCAAGTGATACAATAACGGTCCCGATCATCATCAGATCATCTCCTGTACTGCTTTCTTTTTTATTGTTTTTACTGTCGTTCTCACCTGAACCGCTTCCATTATTACTTTCTGTATCTGACAACCTGGAATCATCTTTATTTTCACTCTTTCCAGCCGGTTCTTCCTCTTCATAAAAATCGGCTGAATATGTCAGCGTTTTAACTCCAATTACCAGCGACTCAAAGAAATTAACCACTCCACGAAGGATCGGCAATTTCAGAATTTTATATTTTTCACCTATCGGTGTATAGCTTTCAACTTTAACTTCAATTTCCTGATCCGGCTTTCTGACTGCTACTGCGTACTGATCCTCGTATTTCATCATTACGCCTTCGATCACCGCCTGACCACCTATTCTGGCTCTTTTCAAATTCTA is a window from the Lachnospiraceae bacterium GAM79 genome containing:
- the prfA gene encoding peptide chain release factor 1, whose amino-acid sequence is MFDKLEDLVDRLDTLNNQLTDPDIVSDQNKFRKLMKEQSELTPIVEKYKEYKDAKQTIEDSLLMLEEENDEELREMAKEELNEAKATVEKTENELKILLLPKDPNDSKNVIVEIRAGAGGDEAALFAYEIYRMYQKYVDQFKWKVELMSVNENGIGGFKEAVFMITGDGAYSKMKYESGVHRVQRIPKTESGGRIHTSTVTVAVMPEAEEVDVEINENDIRIDVMRASGNGGQCVNTTDSAVRLTHIPTGIVIYSQTEKSQLQNKAKAFALLRSKLYDMELQKQHDAEAADRKSQIGTGDRSEKIRTYNFPEGRVTDHRIKLTLYKLEQILNGDLNEIIDSLIAADQAAKLSQVNEEE
- a CDS encoding DUF1385 domain-containing protein; the encoded protein is MKRARIGGQAVIEGVMMKYEDQYAVAVRKPDQEIEVKVESYTPIGEKYKILKLPILRGVVNFFESLVIGVKTLTYSADFYEEEEPAGKSENKDDSRLSDTESNNGSGSGENDSKNNKKESSTGDDLMMIGTVIVSLAIAIALFMLLPAFIAGLLEHVTKSSALIAVAEGVLRLVIFLAYVVLISLMKDIKRVFMYHGAEHKTINCFEAGDPLTPENVKKHSRYHKRCGTSFLVVVMIISIIVFMFINVKSMWLRLLSRVLLVPIIAGISYEFIMFAGRSDSKLANILSVPGMWVQRLTTKEPDLEMCEVAIRSVEAVIDWRAYQDAMKRGEIED
- the prmC gene encoding peptide chain release factor N(5)-glutamine methyltransferase, with the translated sequence MMPVNVKGNRRMTQYQLVTAGKEKLNEHNVPDADIDAELLWLFVSKQDKMAYIMNRQEDVTETIRSSYEALIDKRSKRIPLQYITGIQCFMGYDFETAPDVLIPRFDTEVLVEQANRLIQDIHSDKMSVLDMCCGSGCIGLSVALMNQDIHIDLCDISDSAIALTTKNAKRLEVSDYTVIKSDLFDKIDKRYDMILSNPPYIESKVIDGLMPEVRDYEPRLALDGDADGLKFYRAIIENAESYLNEKGYILFEIGNHQAHDVQQLLVDKHFEDVRVVKDLAENDRVVIGRKA
- the ectB gene encoding diaminobutyrate--2-oxoglutarate transaminase — its product is MNGKEVFETYESEVRSYCRSFPAIFTKAKGSIITSTDGTDYIDFFCGAGAVNYGHNNDFIKGKLIDYLANDGIIHSLDMMTEPKEEFIRYFEEEVLQKRGLNYKIMFPGPTGTNAVEAALKLARKVKKTNQIWALMGCFHGMTLGALALTSDSGSRKGGGVCLNDVTHIPAPYMFPEFDTIKYMETLLTDDHSGVEKPAALFIETVQAEGGVQVFSVEYLKAVRELCDKYGILLIVDDIQVGCARTGTFFSFERAGIVPDMVVMSKSIGGYGMPFALTMFKPELDIWAPGEHNGTFRGNQLSMVAARYGLQYMLENNVEAEVKRKEEIVRTYFNDNLQGDAVQIRGIGLIWGIQVADGKTALAIANRCFEKGLIIERAGRDNDVVKLMPALTIPDDQLVKGLDILVSSVKEICNL
- a CDS encoding DUF4173 domain-containing protein; translation: MDINGTPPNYDGQPNYNNVPPNFGEQQNYNNVPPNFGEQQNYNNVPPNFGGQQNYNNVPPNFGEQQNYNNVPPNFGGQQNFNTPPNFGWQSNYDYKLRRSRPGVSPERFEIFGGFAFGYAMIYSVLMYRNYASICAVFMAVMTVLFMSFSIMRHEKNLPVNDGESLSFGKLLGKQTKLIPHYAGILLLGVSVCRTDDSFLIVLDHLCILFLVCAGLLRYFDDLKNMGFVEYGLTVIEKMAEPFTCFDRFFSDYRQYNREHENARKRAKFVYILIGVVVAIPLLFVMISLLSSADQIFGDAVETLLGNIFLSWDAIWFLVFAFAALLFTYGIIVSAPFGSRHHRQTKEGTHEPIIAITAMGLLTLVYLLFSVIQILYLFTNNMSLPDDMTYAEYARQGFFQLMFVSVLNVILVLICHAIFSKSTVLNIVLTIMSACTYVMIASSALRMTMYIKAYDLTYMRILVFAALAVLAVVLAGMIVRIYADRFPLVRYSMFVIVTVYIIVSFLRPAYLVARYNLENQDPKDVDFRYVTSLGADGAEEVYEFIVDNYMTGQDDDYYEYDNYQYDDYYNKYNNYKDIKGFSYDRMEWYFNGIRDTYKEKGAIRGFNFSRNKAEKYAKRFFKWYGEDE
- a CDS encoding MurT ligase domain-containing protein translates to MYKKNVRFFFALFMSKLARTMQRMLKMNASYFPGKLAIKLCPDFLGRIEKPETIISVTGTNGKTTVCNMIIDALEKNGYDVLSNRAGSNINAGVASALIAESKLSGKTRKKIAVFEIDERSSKLIYPYIKPTFAVCTNLFRDSIHRNANPEFIFNIINSSLPEESHLILNADDLISCNLGEKNKKTYFSINRLPSDREESINLINDMRICPKCHHKLKYNYVRYHHIGNAKCEFCGYASPVGDYKAELDFDKNVMAVAHGDKTENYHMVSNSIFNLYNQLTAITTLREAGLTEEQVQKSFDNLNIVESRYSKESVKGINVITHMAKGQNPIACSCVFEYVAKEPGKKEIILLLDDIFDRRGSSENMTWIFDCDFEFLNQPNITNIVIAGVRTTDYKLRLMMAGVPEEKLKETSDEEGAYKLLELNDTDSIYILHELYAADTAMKLRDSVKQYINEKEA
- a CDS encoding DegV family protein → MNDYVILTDSSCDLPDDIVKKYQLEILQLDFIVEGEGSFHNDQADIGKVYSKLRNGANIKTSAANISQASEAIEALFNQKKDILYLGFSSGLSSTYQTVYMAGQELMEEYPERKMISVDTLAASMGQGLLVYKACQAKDAGKSLEENAQYIEDIKLKLCHWFTVDDLFFLKRGGRISGVTATVGTMLSIKPILHVDDEGHLINVSKVRGRKAAITELVNRMEKLAVHPEDQDIFISHGDCIEDAEKLASIIKERFGNDRITISYVGPVIGAHSGPGTLALFFLGEHR